In Deltaproteobacteria bacterium, the genomic window CGATCGTTGATGGCCAGGGCGGGATCGGCCCAGGGAAAGCGAAGAGCGTCCTGGCGGGGCTTCGATCTCTTGACGGCGCGGAAACTGTTGCGGCTTAAAAGCGGTACGATAAAGGTGTTTCACAGCTGGGAGTCGATGCCCGCAACCTATGCGACGGTGCGAAAGCGGCATCCGGGCGCCGTCATTCTCAGGGATGTTACCGTTGCCAGGCGTTTCGAATATCGCAGCGGCGAAGATTTCATGAACGAAGTGCCGCTGGTCGATCGCTTTCTGTCGCCTTCGGGTTATGTGACGGAGTCCCTTCTGGGTTGGGGGATCCCCGATAAAAAGATTATCTACATCCCCTTCGGTGTCGACACGACGATGTTCAGACCGGCACCGTCCCGGGCTCCAAAGCCGATCCGGTTCGCCTTCACCGGAAAGGTGTCCGCCCGAAAGGGCATCTTGAAGCTTATCAGGGTCTGGAAGCGGCTGGGCATCCCCGAAGCGGAACTGCACCTCTACGGAACGGTGGAAACCGAAGTTCAAGAGCAGCTTGCGGACGTTTCCGGCGTATACACCTACGGCTTCATGGACATCACGGACGAACTCCCCAAAAATCATGTCTTCGTGTTCCCCTCGCTTTTTGAAGGGTCCTCGAAGTCGGTTTTCGAGGCCCTTGCCTGCGGGCTGCCGGTCATCACCACCCCCAATTCGGGCT contains:
- a CDS encoding glycosyltransferase family 4 protein, translated to MIRADIVHTMNSVYGRRNLYGARSAYIARATPKNMKLLAYCKDVEPQAYQSPNVAAIRVPLSFWYRARRSLMARAGSAQGKRRASWRGFDLLTARKLLRLKSGTIKVFHSWESMPATYATVRKRHPGAVILRDVTVARRFEYRSGEDFMNEVPLVDRFLSPSGYVTESLLGWGIPDKKIIYIPFGVDTTMFRPAPSRAPKPIRFAFTGKVSARKGILKLIRVWKRLGIPEAELHLYGTVETEVQEQLADVSGVYTYGFMDITDELPKNHVFVFPSLFEGSSKSVFEALACGLPVITTPNSGSVVRHGIDGFIVEPEDEKALGEAIQSLYANHRLREEMGVNARH